The proteins below come from a single Clupea harengus chromosome 21, Ch_v2.0.2, whole genome shotgun sequence genomic window:
- the LOC105910443 gene encoding uncharacterized protein LOC105910443: protein MIHQLSDATNQQVEESHQLKETVGQHKEPANRNVESVHHHHHHHEPDWRVWPSEAQSPEDFPHPPGGGAPSPPDQPRVLELTRPLLTPTPDQQRQDEHHASLVIREQSQSEQTMREQSQSEHSEEVQCQIQFSERDGNQSEQQRDGNQSKHSEKGQNQSDDCGRSQSELERDQSQWDGRETQMKTRWEEQGRDERRGRGGQECVGQNQSEHCDSSQSELERGQECVTDARQEEDQGTRESGGQEREFMMDRSPSHPPSKSFHWQRDGVWAETQWNPPLATQNSLSESCRPRPAEGSQAGILPYWSERPHQATPTPLVTPLYQDTVNNQTTPTHATPFHQTTPTPLVTPLYQATPTPLVTPLYQDTVNNLTTPTNATPFQQTTPTPLVTPLYQATPTPLVTPLYQDTVNNLTTPTNATPFHQTTPTPLVTPLYQATPTPLVTPLYQDTVNNLTTPTNATPFHQTTPTHATPFHLTTPTHAMPFHQATPLRQVSVGSRLHRYDEQSGSESDGEDGQWEATSPIREEEEEELQDHQSALMGLLDSVSSNQKAPMEPVPFNQTAGMESVLSNQSVGVESVPSNQSAGIESVLSNQSVGVESVPSTENVGLKSVRDGGDVCDGGDVVSVRDVCDGGDVVSVCDGGDVVSVRDGRDGGDVCDGRDGRDGGDVVSVSVCDGGDVVSVRDGRDSGDVVSVRDGRDSGDVVSVRDGRDGGDVVSQAIRDIREAVEKGKQRAVRSRYTPDAPSEPVWVMRPPSPETDKIPLYHCTHQSDNNLLYHCQPPTQSDNNLLYHCQPTAQSDNNHLYRCPTQSENNLLYHCQPTAQSDASPLYHRPLLPHADSSPLLQRLQREYPIPEAFAPLGKENLRTQQLCDVTDCSRVPYDEPPRSLASFPMFVDVPGPCDSVDLIDGVLFAAVYLGCTQVLSDRNPSKNARMQQAQEAMSRIRNSQGRGRQKEVDGDPAAMMVEVDLFLSTQRIKVLNTETQAAMLDHPLRSISYIADIGNTVVLMARRKMIRSRSPQDQLDSALHTSPAQNSRRQNRMVCHVFQSEDAQLIAQAIGQAFTVAYQEFLRANGIDPEDLSQREYSELLNTQDMYNDDLIHFSKTENCRDVYIEKQKGEILGVVIVESGWGSILPTVIIASLMHSGPATRSGRLNIGDQIMTVNGTSLVGLPLNTCQSIIKGLKSQSRIKMNIVRCPPVTMVLIRRPDLRYQLGFSVQNGIICSLMRGGIAERGGVRVGHRIIEINGQSVVATPHEKIVHILSNAVGEIHMKTMPAAMYRLLTGQEQPIYI, encoded by the exons ATGATCCACCAGCTAAGTGATGCAACCAATCAGCAGGTAGAAGAGAGCCATCAGCTGAAAGAGACAGTCGGACAACACAAAGAGCCAGCCAATCGGAATGTAGAGAgtgtccaccaccaccaccaccatcacgaACCAGACTGGAGGGTGTGGCCCTCTGAAGCCCAGAGCCCTGAGGacttcccccaccccccaggagGGGGCGCCCCTTCACCTCCAGACCAGCCAAGGGTCTTAGAGCTCACCAGACCGctcctcacacccacacccgaCCAACAGAGACAAGACGAGCACCATGCAAGCCTGGTCATTAGAGAGCAGAGCCAATCAGAACAGACCATGAGGGAGcagagccaatcagagcacagtGAAGAGGTACAGTGCCAGATCCAATTCAGTGAAAGGGATgggaaccaatcagagcagcaGAGGGATGGGAACCAATCCAAGCACAGTGAGAAGGGTCAGAACCAATCAGATGACTGTGGGAGGAGCCAatcagagctggagagagatcagAGCCAATGGGACGGAAGAGAAACCCAGATGAAGACTCGCTGGGAGGAGCAGGgccgagacgagaggagaggcagaggaggccaggagtgtgtgggtcagaaccaatcagagcactgtgatagcagccaatcagagctggagagaggccAGGAGTGTGTGACGGACGCACGGCAGGAAGAGGACCAGGGTACGAGGGAGAGTGGGGGGCAAGAAAGGGAGTTTATGATGGACCGAAGcccctcccatcccccctcTAAGAGCTTTCATTGGCAGAGGGATGGGGTGTGGGCGGAGACCCAGTGGAACCCCCCTCTGGCCACTCAGAACTCCCTGTCGGAGAGCTGTAGGCCCCGCCCTGCTGAGGGCTCACAGGCTGGGATCCTGCCGTACTGGTCTGAGCGACCACATCAGGCCACACCCACTCCTCTTGTCACACCTCTTTACCAGGATACAGTCAACAATCagaccacacccacacatgccaCGCCCTTTCACCAGACCACACCCACTCCTCTTGTCACACCTCTTTACCAGGCCACACCCACTCCTCTTGTCACACCTCTTTACCAGGATACAGTCAACAATCTGACCACACCCACAAATGCCACGCCCTTTCAGCAGACCACACCCACTCCTCTTGTCACACCTCTTTACCAGGCCACACCCACTCCTCTTGTCACACCTCTTTACCAGGATACAGTCAACAATCTGACCACACCCACAAATGCCACGCCCTTTCACCAGACCACACCCACTCCTCTTGTCACACCTCTTTACCAGGCCACACCCACTCCTCTTGTCACACCTCTTTACCAGGATACAGTCAACAATCTGACCACACCCACAAATGCCACGCCCTTTCATCagaccacacccacacatgccaCGCCCTTTCATCTGACCACACCCACTCATGCTATGCCCTTTCATCAGGCCACACCCCTTCGACAGGTGTCTGTTGGGTCCCGGCTGCACCGCTATGATGAACAGTCGGGCAGCGAGAGTGACGGGGAGGACGGCCAATGGGAGGCTACTTCCCCcatcagggaggaggaggaggaggagcttcaGGACCATCAGTCAGCTCTGATGGGACTGTTAGACTCTGtttcatccaatcagaaagcccCGATGGAGCCGGTTCCATTCAATCAAACTGCAGGGATGGAGTCTGTTCTTTCCAATCAGAGTGTGGGGGTGGAGTCTGTTCCATCCAATCAGTCTGCAGGGATAGAGTCTGTCCTGTCCAATCAGAGTGTGGGGGTGGAGTCTGTTCCATCTACTGAGAATGTAGGGCTGAAGTCTGTGCGTGAcggtggagatgtgtgtgacgGTGGAGATGTGGTCTCTGTGCGTGACGTGTGTGACGGTGGAGatgtggtctctgtgtgtgacggTGGAGATGTGGTCTCTGTGCGTGACGGGCGTGAcggtggagatgtgtgtgacgGGCGTGACGGGCGTGACGGTGGAGAtgtggtctctgtctctgtgtgtgatggtggagaTGTGGTCTCTGTGCGTGACGGGCGTGACAGTGGAGATGTGGTCTCTGTGCGTGACGGGCGTGACAGTGGAGATGTGGTCTCTGTGCGTGACGGGCGTGACGGTGGAGATGTGGTCTCTCAGGCCATCCGGGACATCAGAGAGGCCGTGGAGAAGGGGAAGCAGCGGGCGGTGCGATCGCGGTACACCCCTGACGCCCCCTCTGAGCCAGTGTGGGTGATGAGACCCCCCTCCCCCGAAACGGATAAGATCCCCCTCTACCACTGCACCCACCAATCAGACAACAACCTGCTTTACCACTGTCAGCCTCCCACCCAATCAGACAACAACCTGCTTTACCACTGTCAGCCAACCGCCCAATCAGACAACAACCACTTGTACCGCTGCCCCACCCAATCAGAGAACAATCTGCTTTACCACTGTCAGCCAACCGCCCAATCGGACGCCAGCCCCCTCTACCACCGTCCCCTCCTCCCACATGCAGACTCCAGCCCACTGCTGCAGCGCCTGCAGAGAGAG TACCCAATCCCAGAAGCCTTTGCTCCGCTGGGGAAGGAGAACTTGAGAACACAGCAGCTCTGTGACGTGACGGACTGCTCCAGAGTCCCTTATGACGAG CCGCCCAGGAGTCTGGCCTCGTTCCCAATGTTCGTGGACG tGCCGGGCCCCTGTGACTCAGTGGACCTGATAGACGGGGTTCTGTTCGCCGCTGTGTATCTGGGCTGCACCCAGGTGCTGTCGGACCGGAACCCCAGTAAGAACGCACGCATGCAGCAGGCCCAGGAGGCCATGAGCCGCATCAGG AATTCTCAAGGAAGAGGTAGACAAAAG GAAGTGGATGGTGACCCTGCAgcgatgatggtggaggtggatCTCTTCCTTTCCACTCAGAGGATCAAAGTGCTGAACACAGAAACTCAG GCGGCCATGTTGGACCACCCCCTGCGGTCCATCTCCTACATCGCTGACATCGGGAACACGGTGGTGCTGATGGCGCGCCGCAAGATGATTCGCTCCCGCAGCCCTCAGGACCAGCTAGACTCCGCCCTCCACACTAGCCCCGCCCAGAACTCCAGGAGGCAGAACAGGATGGTTTGCCACGTCTTCCAGTCGGAggat gctCAGCTGATCGCTCAGGCCATTGGGCAGGCCTTTACTGTGGCGTATCAGGAGTTCCTGCGGGCCAATGGCATCGACCCTGAGGACCTGAGCCAACGGGAGTACAGCGAGCTCCTCAACACACAGGACATGTACAACGACGACCTCATACACTTCTCAAAGACAGAGAACTGCAgagat GTGTACATTGAGAAGCAGAAGGGTGAGATTCTGGGCGTGGTTATTGTGGAGTCAGGGTGGGGTTCCATCCTCCCGACCGTCATCATTGCCAGCCTGATGCATTCTGGGCCGGCGACACGTTCCGGACGACTCAACATCGGAGACCAGATCATGACCGTCAACGGAACCAGCCTAGTGGGGCTACCCCTCAACACATGCCAGAGCAtcatcaag gGTTTGAAGAGCCAGTCTCGGATCAAGATGAACATCGTCAGGTGCCCCCCTGTTACCATGGTGCTGATCCGCCGGCCCGACCTCCGTTACCAGCTGGGATTCAGCGTGCAGAACGGCATT atATGCAGTTTAATGCGGGGGGGCATTGCTGAGAGGGGCGGAGTCAGAGTCGGCCATCGCATCATCGAGATCAACGGCCAGAGCGTGGTAGCCACGCCCCACGAGAAGATTGTTCACATACTGTCCAACGCAGTGGGAGag